From a region of the Castanea sativa cultivar Marrone di Chiusa Pesio chromosome 10, ASM4071231v1 genome:
- the LOC142613563 gene encoding mitogen-activated protein kinase kinase 10 has translation MTLVRERRHQQALKLSLPPPVPVAEFQHQIHLTALLPASGPDSPGIDNLSDLEKMAVLGHGTGGTVYKVLHKKTSSIYALKVLRFNQNTVSICRQAAREAEILKRVDSQYIIRCHAVFDNGFIETDNGGGDLCFVMEYMEGGSLHDVLRARQRLPEHVISGVASRVLEGLHYLHSMQIVHRDIKPSNLLVNDKGEVKIADFGVSHVVAGTREACHDSNMGTCAYMSPERFDPERWGGDNANGFAGDVWSLGVVVLECYVGHFPLIGPAQKPDWATLMCAICFGEMPEIPETASPEFRSFIRWCLEKDWRKRGTVGELLGHAFVSRKC, from the coding sequence ATGACAttggtgagagagagaagacacCAACAAGCACTAAAGCTATCCTTGCCACCACCAGTTCCAGTAGCTGAGTTCCAGCACCAGATCCACTTGACTGCATTGTTGCCAGCCTCTGGTCCTGACTCTCCAGGCATTGACAACCTCTCTGACCTAGAGAAAATGGCTGTTCTTGGCCATGGCACTGGTGGCACTGTCTATAAAGTCCTTCACAAGAAAACCTCATCAATTTATGCATTAAAAGTGCTCCGGTTCAATCAAAATACAGTCAGCATTTGCCGCCAGGCTGCACGCGAGGCTGAGATCCTCAAAAGAGTTGATTCACAATATATTATAAGGTGTCATGCAGTTTTTGATAATGGTTTCATTGAGACAGACAATGGGGGTGGTGATCTTTGCTTTGTTATGGAGTACATGGAAGGAGGCTCACTACATGATGTGTTGCGAGCACGCCAGAGACTACCTGAGCATGTAATCTCTGGTGTGGCTAGTCGTGTCCTAGAAGGACTGCACTATCTGCACTCCATGCAGATAGTGCATAGGGACATAAAACCATCAAACTTACTTGTAAATGATAAGGGAGAGGTGAAGATTGCAGACTTTGGGGTTAGCCATGTTGTGGCTGGGACACGTGAGGCATGTCATGACTCCAACATGGGCACATGTGCATACATGAGCCCAGAAAGATTTGATCCAGAGAGATGGGGTGGTGATAATGCAAATGGGTTTGCTGGTGATGTGTGGTCACTTGGGGTGGTGGTGTTGGAATGTTATGTGGGTCATTTTCCATTGATTGGTCCTGCGCAAAAACCAGACTGGGCAACATTAATGTGTGCAATTTGCTTTGGGGAGATGCCGGAGATACCGGAAACAGCCTCACCGGAGTTTCGGAGCTTTATAAGGTGGTGTTTAGAGAAGGATTGGAGGAAGAGGGGGACAGTGGGTGAGCTTCTTGGCCATGCTTTTGTTAGTAGAAAATGTTAG
- the LOC142613562 gene encoding heat shock factor protein HSF8, which produces MESVVTTESDSAVSSGSCGGGGGAQQQQQGPSPMQSGNGPPPFLSKTYDMVDDPATDPILSWSPTNNSFVVWNPPEFARDLLPKYFKHNNFSSFVRQLNTYGFRKVDPDRWEFANEGFLRGQKQLLKSISRRKPTHGHSQQQPQQSHGQNSSVGACVEVGKFGLEEEVERLKRDKNVLMQELVRLRQQQQTTDNQLQTMVQRLQGMEQRQQQMMSFLAKAVQSPSFLAQFVQQQNESNRRITEANKKRRLKREGISESEHSTTSSDGQIVKYQPPMNEATTMLRQIMKIDPNSRLEPFKNNDSFLIADGSSSSDATDTGSSPSRISGVRLQEVAPATRQSSYMPSSSRVAPRVSGNGPSAATSEIQSSPHAVTSDKVTTPFPDMSVLVGAQDAPSISIPEADVIMPELSQIPEMMPGSIVDIPEQTYIGLETGKSGFLDPTSLEVNGPIPIDIDNMSPDPDIDALLDNSDFWDNFLVQSPVPEDIELNSADGLSKENEAQPDENGWEKSQHVDKLTEQMGLLTSDTKRV; this is translated from the exons ATGGAATCCGTAGTCACTACTGAAAGCGATTCTGCGGTCTCCAGCGGCAGCTGCGGCGGAGGCGGAGGGGCGCAGCAACAGCAGCAAGGTCCGTCGCCGATGCAGAGTGGAAATGGGCCGCCGCCGTTTCTGAGCAAGACGTACGACATGGTGGACGACCCGGCGACCGACCCGATTCTGTCGTGGAGCCCCACCAACAACAGCTTCGTGGTTTGGAACCCGCCGGAGTTCGCTAGGGATTTGCTTCCCAAGTACTTCAAGCACAATAACTTCTCTAGCTTCGTCAGACAACTCAACACCTAT GGTTTTAGGAAGGTTGATCCAGACCGCTGGGAATTTGCAAATGAGGGTTTTTTGAGGGGTCAAAAACAACTGCTTAAGAGTATTAGTCGGCGAAAACCTACACACGGACACAGTCAGCAACAGCCACAGCAATCACATGGACAGAATTCATCAGTGGGGGCTTGTGTAGAGGTCGGGAAGTTTGGCCTGGAGGAAGAGGTAGAGAGGCTTAAAAGGGACAAGAATGTGCTTATGCAGGAACTTGTCCGGCTGAGGCAGCAGCAACAAACTACTGACAATCAGCTGCAAACCATGGTGCAGCGTCTTCAGGGCATGGAGCAGCGGCAACAACAAATGATGTCATTCCTAGCTAAGGCTGTGCAGAGCCCTAGCTTCTTGGCTCAATTTGTGCAGCAGCAAAATGAGAGCAACAGGCGCATTACTGAAGCCAACAAAAAACGAAGGCTCAAGCGAGAAGGTATTTCTGAGAGCGAACATTCTACTACTTCTTCTGATGGACAGATTGTTAAGTATCAGCCTCCAATGAATGAGGCGACTACAATGCTTAGGCAGATCATGAAAATAGATCCTAATTCCAGGCTTGAACCTTTTAAAAACAATGATAGTTTTCTGATTGCTGATGGTTCGTCTTCATCTGATGCAACGGACACTGGTAGCTCTCCAAGCCGTATATCTGGAGTGAGACTACAAGAGGTAGCACCAGCAACACGGCAGTCATCTTATATGCCATCATCTTCAAGGGTAGCTCCAAGGGTATCAGGGAATGGACCCTCAGCTGCAACTTCTGAAATTCAATCTTCACCTCATGCTGTAACTTCTGATAAAGTTACAACACCATTCCCAGATATGAGTGTGCTGGTTGGAGCACAAGATGCACCTTCCATTTCAATTCCTGAGGCAGATGTAATCATGCCTGAGCTCTCTCAAATACCTGAAATGATGCCTGGAAGTATTGTTGATATTCCTGAACAAACTTACATTGGACTTGAGACAGGCAAGAGTGGATTTCTAGATCCCACTTCTTTGGAAGTGAATGGGCCAATTCCCATAGACATTGATAATATGTCCCCAGATCCTGATATTGATGCCTTGCTAGACAATTCTGACTTTTGGGATAACTTCCTTGTGCAAAGTCCAGTGCCTGAGGACATTGAATTAAACTCTGCAGATGGTTTGTCCAAGGAGAATGAAGCACAGCCAGATGAGAATGGATGGGAAAAATCTCAGCATGTGGACAAGCTAACAGAACAAATGGGCCTTCTTACATCAGATACCAAAAGGGTTTAA